TGCAGTCGATATACGGAATATGCATCGATGAATGGAGGTTGGGTGTTCTCCAGTACAAAGGCTGACTGCCTGGCGCGGATCCATTTGTGGCTCCAAAAGCCTGCGGTCATCATATTCCATAGTTTTCACCTCCATATATTTTAAAGCCACTGGAATTAATTTGCAATATTCATTTTTTGAATTGCAACAATATTTAAGCATTTGCAGAAACTAAATATACACTAGTGAATAAATGTTTTCAACCCAATTTTCCTGTCTTTACAGCCTGATTTGTAAGCGTTTATAAAATATTGTTGAATTGATGGGCTTTGGAAGCCGTTATGTGAAAAAATTATTTTTGCAGTCCTGTACTGAGATTACCACTATACATGGAAATCGTTTTAGGTTATCATTAGCTTATATAATTATGTAGTGGAGGCAGGACCATGAAATATATCATCAGTTTCATCTGGGCACTCATGCTGACTCAAATGGTCAACTTCGTTCTTAACAGCCTTGGCGGCGGCGGGCCACTCAACATCTGGAGCGGTGTACTCCTTGCAGTACTCGTCACAGTGACGATAATCGTTCTGGACTTCATGCTCAAGCCGGACAAGACGAACGAAGCACAGCATAACCATTGATCATAAAAAGGCTCGCCACGATGTGGTGAGCCTTTTTTTCGTTGTGGCCTGCCTCCGGTGTATCCAGGGGAACCATACGCTATACTTCCACCCCGAACGCCCTCGCTTCGATGACGAGCTGCCGGACCAGTTCGCCGGCTGACATGTAGCGGGCCATGCTCTTCCCCTGACCGGCAAGGAGCATAGCATATTCTGTACTGCCTGCAGCCTTCGAGGCATCCTGTATCGGCTGGGTCAGGCGCCTCTGGACCGGATAGTCGACCATGCGCTTTGTATGCACGGCCATATCCCTGATGAACGTATTCTGGATCGCTCGTGCAGCACGACCGGTGAATACCTTCGTCAATACGGAGGGAGTATGCCGATTCTCCGACAGCGCATTCTTATGTACCGGATGCGCTCCGCTTTCTTCTGTGGATATGAAGGCCGTGCCCAGCTGGACGCCTGCAGCACCGAGTACCATTG
The sequence above is drawn from the Salinicoccus roseus genome and encodes:
- a CDS encoding YjzD family protein codes for the protein MKYIISFIWALMLTQMVNFVLNSLGGGGPLNIWSGVLLAVLVTVTIIVLDFMLKPDKTNEAQHNH